Below is a window of Desulfobulbaceae bacterium DNA.
TGTAACAACAAAGAATTGATCCAACTAAAAGCATGACGGAATAACGAGTTTTGGTTATTTTGCAAGATGCTCCTCCTTTTTATTGATTACTGCCGTGGAGACTTAAACTATGAAGAAAAAATATTCACTTTTGCTTTGAACCAGCTGGTTGACACTCTTGTTGCTCTCTGTTGCTTTTTCCTTAAGTAATAACGAGTGCGTAGGTAAGTTTGTGCCCCGCGAAACCCAAACAGGTTAAGTTGTAGGAAGTGGAACATGATCGCCTTTTATCAGTTCATTGAAATAGACGATGGAGGTAAACTCGGCAGAGTTTTGGGGAGGGCGTTGACTGCTCGGTCGAGCCACATAAATGAGATGTTTGATGCCATATTCCTGGGCGGAATAGAGAATTTTTTCGGTATCTTCGGCAAGCATTGTCCGTTCTTTGTCGTAAGGAACCAAGCCCTTCAGCCTGCCCCAGAACTGGGGGTTTTCTTTGGGCAGGCCGACCTCTTCGGCGCAGATAATTCTGTCAAAATAACCTCGAAGCGCTGTTTTGTTCATTTTGATATCAAGAGTTTTTGAATGGGCATTAGTTACCAGATAGATCTTTTTATTACTCTCCTGTAGAAAAATCAAAAAATCAACCACATATGGATGCACATCAATCAGGTGCTCTACCTTTAATTTTAAGGCAGGAATGTCTAGTTTCAGCTGCTCAGACCAATAATCAAGGTCAGTCCAGTCAAGTGTACCCTCTTTGGCCTTATAGACCTCTAATAGCATTTTTCGAGCTGTGATCTTGTCCATGCCATTGGTCTTGGCATAAATTTCAGGCACATAATGTTCCCAGAAGTTGTCATCAAAATGTTTATCGAGAAGCGTGCCATCCATATCAAGCAGCACGGTATCTATTTCTGTCCAGTCTATCATCGTCATTACGCTCACGGTTGCTCGTTGTTATTTTAGCGCCTTACGCCCCAACTTCTTACAAACAAAACAGGTTAGTACAGTTTAAACGGCACGTCCTGCCCTTGCGTACCACGCTTTGTTCGCCATTATCTGCCAGGATGGGCAGCACCAATTAAATCGGCAATCGACTCGATACCGTTGTCTTGTAAATATTGGTTAATTCCAACCCGAATTTTTTCTGCTGCATTGGGGTTCACAAAGTTAGCAGTACCAACTTGAATTGCTGTGGCACCTGCCAGAATAAACTCTATTGCATCTTGCCAGGTACTAATTCCGCCAATGCCGATCACCGGAATAGTAACCGCCTGGGAAACCTGCCAGACCATACGCAGGGCAACAGGCTTTATAGCAGGCCCACTTAAACCACCAATAGTGTTCGCCAAGACCGGCCTTTTCTTTTCAATATCGATTGCCATCCCTATTAATGTGTTGATAAGAGATACGGCATCGGCGCCGGCCTCCTGCACAGCACAAGCCATTTCGCAGATATCCGTTACATTGGGAGACAATTTAACAATGATCGGAAAGTTGCAAACATTTTTTACCGACCGTGTCACCTCGGCTGCCATAGAGGCCTTTGTGCCAAAGGCAACTCCACCCTTTTTAACATTGGGACAGGAGATGTTCAGTTCAATAGCGCAAATTCCGCTAACATCATTAAGGCGCTCAACAATTGCACAATACTCTTCAATACTATCGCCTAAAATATTAACAATAGTTTTGTTTCCAACTTTCTGAAGGTAGGGCATTTTTTCTTTAATAAAACGCTCGACACCGACATTTTCCAAGCCAATAGCGTTGAGCATGCCGCAGGCCGTCTCAACAATCCTTGGTGGCGGATTACCGCTACGAGGGTTAAATGAAATCCCTTTGACTACGATGGCACCCAACTTTTCTAACGGCAGATACTCTTCAAACTCTTCCCCGTAACCAAAGGTTCCGGATGCGGTCATGACCGGATTTTCAAATGTGCAACCGGCAATTGATATTTTGGTGTCTGGTTTCTTTACCACTTGATATCTCCCTCATTAAATACCGGCCCATCCTGACAAACATGGAGATAGGCCCCCCCCTTGCTGTTCAGCTTTGTTGATTCCACTGTACACCCTAAACAGGCTGCTATGCCGCAAGCCATCATAGTCTCCAGAGAAACTTGACATCCCCAGCCTAGCTCTCGTGAAAGTGTCGCGACAGCCTTCATCATAGGATGTGGGCCACAACAATAGACCATGTGCTGCCCAGCACCAAACTCCCCTCCTGCTTCACGCAAAAGATCCGTCACCAGGCCGTGGTGGGCAAATGAGCCATCATCAGTCGCCAGACGCACATCAACGCCGGAAATAGGGTTATAATATTCGTTGAAAGCCTCAAGTTCCGCCTTATCTCGTGCCCCAAGCAGGATATGCACCTTAGGCTTCCCCGCCTCTTTGACAATTTTTTTAGTCAGAAATTGCATCGGCGCAATACCCATTCCACCGCCAACAATAAAATGATGCTTACCGTTCACCGTAAAGCCGTTGCCCTGTGGTCCGACTATATCTATCGTACCACCGGCAGCCATCCGACTCATCAGCTCTGTTCCCCGACCGATTACCTTATAGGCGATATGGACTTCACCGGAAGAAGTGACATTATGAATTGAGAACGGCCTCCGCAATAGTGGGTCGTACCCGTCATCGGAAGCCTGGACCATTAGAAACTGACCGGGACGCGCCGCTGCCGCAGCCTCCGGCGCCACCAACTCCATTCGGAATATCGACTTACTCAACTGAACATTAGCACTGATTTCCACCCTGCTCTGTTTCATCACTCTTCCCGTACGATTAAAGTCAGTAGACGTTCAAGATCATCAGGCGATTGATACTCAATTTCAATCTTGCCCCTGGAACCTGACTGGATTAATTTGCTTTTTGACCCCAAGTATGTCGCAAGACTGTTAATTAAAGCCCTACAGTGTGATGCCGGGATCCCTGGTGCAGCTTTTACCCTAGGTGTCACTTGGCCGGTGTTAAGCCTCTCTTTCTTAATCGCCTTCCCCATGTTCTCGGCTTCACGCACTGAAAGATTGTTTTTTACAATTTCATCATGCAAGGCCCGCTGGTATTCCGCTTCAATTCCCAGGAGCACCCGGGCATGCCCTGCCGAAATAGCCCCAGACTGCAGACTTACCTTCGCATAGTCGGGCAAGGTAAGCATTCGCAGAAAATTGGCGATAGTGGATCTGTTCTTACCCACCCTCTTGGCAATAACCTCTTGAGTCATGCCAAATTCACCAGCGAGTTGACCATAGGCCTCGGCCTCCTCTAGGGCATTCAAGTTTTCTCGCTGTATATTCTCTATCAACGCCAGTTCTAATCGGTCAGACAAGCCGACCTCCTTTACAAGCACAGGCACCTTTTCAAGACCAGCTACCTTCGAGGCCCGCAATCGCCTTTCCCCGGCAATAAGTTCAAACTCGTTCTCTTTTATTTTTCTCACTACCAGCGGCTGCAGCACCCCCTTCTCACTGATAGACGCAGCAAGACCCTGCAAATCTTCAGGATCAAACTCTTTCCTGGGCTGATAGGGGTTCGGCACGATAAAATCAATTGGACACATGAAATATGGCGAATCCGGCTTCTCAACTTCCGGCCCACTCAAATCAATACCTCTTTCCTCTGAAACCGGCAGGAGTGCCTTTAGCCCCTTACCCAATGGCGACATTTTTTTAGTTGTGATCACAACACCCCCTTAACCTTTTGGTTCTGTATGAACTCCTTACCCAAATTAAGATAACTCAAGGCCCCAACAGATCGAGGGTCATATGCGTGAATTGACAGTCCGTGGCTTGGACATTCGCTCAGCCTGACGTTACGCGGAATCACCGTCTCAAAAACTTCCTTTTTAAAGTGCTGCTTCACCTCTCGCGCCACCTGATGTGTCAATCGGTTCCTCCGGTCGTACATGGTCAGAACAATGCCCTCGATTGCCAAAGTTGCATTATAGGAGTTCTTAACAAGTCGTATTGTCCGCACCAGCTGGCTCAACCCCTCAAGCGCAAAATACTCACATTGCAGCGGAATAATAACCGCATCTGACGCGGTTAGAGCATTAATAGTCAACAAGCCCAGCGACGGCGGACAATCGATAAACACAAAATCGTATGAACCCAACAGCGGCTCAAGCAATTCAGACAAAAACCTTTCGCGCTTAACCGTGGCCACCAACTCGACCTCCACACCTATCAGGTCAATATGGGTTGGAAGCACATACAGATTACCACTCTCACCGACCTGACGAATCGCCTCGCCAACGGCTGCCTCATTCATGTAACAATGATAGAGGTGGTGACCCATCTCGGCCACATTCACCCCCAGGCCGCTTGACGCATTGCCCTGGGGGTCTGAATCCACCACCAAGACCTTATAGCCCAACTGGGCCACCGCAGACGCAAGATTTATTGCGGTCGTAGTCTTTCCCACACCCCCCTTCTGATTAGCAAACGTTAACACCCTGGCTCTTCTCATACACCACCACTCCCCTATTTCTGTTTTCAAACTCTACACCGCAAATACTGCGCTATATATCCCACAGGGCGCCCACGATGTCAACAGATTGTTTCACGTGAAACAATCTGATTTTATCCTTTTATATCAAATAGTTACATGAGTTACAAACAAACTGTAAACAATAAAAAACAGAAAAATAAGGCTGAAATTACGATCCAGGGAGCAGAAAAACCGGCACCGACCAGAAAACAGTTCAAAGGCGGAGATGAAGCGGAGGAAAAAGGCGACAAAGCTCACAGGCAAAGGGTTGCAGGAATCACGATGACATAAGTTGGCACCCCCAAAAGACGGTTGAGCATTTCGCAGTCTCAGGAAGATTCAGGGGCGAGGCAATGCAAAGAGATGCTAAGCAACAAAAATCGCACACAGCGCAATTTTGGCATGAATTTGCGCCTGCACAAATTTAGCTGTGAAAAAACAAAAAGGCCCTCAGCAAAAAATGCTAAGGACCTTATGATAGTCATTTGGTGCCGGAGGTCAGAATCGAACTGACACGGGCTTGCACCCGCGGGATTTTGAGTCCCGTGCGTCTACCAGTTTCACCACTCCGGCATATATCGAATAACAATATAATTGAAAATTCTAAGGGTGTTTATATTCAATATAAATGCATTTTTCAAGAGATAATAATTCGTCATTTGAAAATCGTTTATGCAAACAAAATCCTATTTCTTCGCACGTGCTCATATTATTGTACATCTCTTCGAGGCCGGCAGTCACATCATTGGTGAGTAGAACTGAAAAATCCAAAAGTTTTACTCCTTACCGGCTCGGATGCGATTTATAACTTCTACAGCCAAAACCACCTTGCCTTCTTCAACCTGTCGATTACCAAGAGCAAGTATTTTCAGCAGTGCCATAGTTTCTTGGGTTTCCTCATAACTTTTAATGTCTTGAATAATGCATTTTGCTTCACCATTTTGGGTTATCATAAGAGGGGCTCCAGCATCGCTTAAGTTAAGATAAATGCAAAACAAAGTGGTACTTAAAGAGACATTTTGTACGAGTTATAATAATTAAGGACTGCACGAACATACAAACGAGTCTCAGTAATATCAGGAACAGTACGAATACGTTTAACTTTTTCAGGCCCGGCATTATACGAGGCAAGAATAAGTTCAAGGTCGCCGGAAAACATTTGAGAAAGCCATTTCAGGTAACGAGTTCCTCCAAAGATATTTTCACGGGGGTCAAAGGAGTCTGTGACATTCATATCATGAGCGGTTGCTGGCATCAACTGCATGAGGCCAAGCGCTCCTTTAGATGAACGCGCATAGCGATCAAAGTTAGACTCGCGCTTAATGACAGCCTTTATAAGCAACGGGTCGATCTGGTATAATCGAGCGGCATCATTAATATGAGTATCAAAATAATACTCCGGAACTGAAGATCTGGCGCCAGAGGGCCATGCTTTACCAATCGGCCGGAAACGATGGTCGTTAGGGATATTACTAAAATGGACTACCCCTTCCTTATCAGTGAATGTATAGATACGTGAAAACGCAGGGACAGTATCAAACATAGACACAAGGCCCGTAAGTAAAAAAATCAAAAGATATTTGAAGTTAAGAGTTTTAAACATAACCAAAACTGAAATCCCAACTCTATCGAGTTACTGTAACCATCAAAAGGAGCATGTTCAAAGTATAAGCATAAATGACGCCAGATGGTAGAGAATTTAACAGGCGGGGATGACGCCACCGCAACATTGTGCAATTAATAACAGACAGGGATGAAAGGGAAAAGACTATAGATCAAGAAAGGTGGTGTCTTTATTAAGAAGCAAATGGTTGTTTTCGGTAATAACAGCCATATTTTCGAGCCGTACGCCACCCCACCCTGAAATATATACACCAGGCTCGATGGTAACAACCATCCCAGGCTTAAGGAGCTTCTTATTTCTTTTATTCAAGCTAGGGGCTTCATGAACCGCAAGCCCGACACCGTGTCCGACTCCATGACCAAATTGGGGGCCATAACCTCCATGAGTGATCAGATCGCGGGCCGATTTATCAATTACGTTACAGCTGACACCTGGTTTTAGCAGAGAAAGAGCTTGGAGCTGAGCATTTCGGACAAGACGGATAATAGAGATGGTTTTAGGGTCTGGTGTGCCAAGAACAACTGTACGTGTCATGTCGGAACAGTAGCCCTTGAGCACTAAGCCCATGTCAATAATCACCGGTTCACCGGAACATATTTTTCGTGAAGTGGGCACAGCATGTGGTAGAGCTCCATTCGGGCCAGAAGCGACAATTGTCTCGAAACTTGGCCTTTCGGCTCCATGGACACGCATGGCCTGTTCAAGGGTTATAGCGACTTCCACTTCGGTCATACCGACCCGCAACGAGCTATAGACTTCAGCGAAGACAAGCTCGTTCAAGGAGACCGAACGTTGAATACAATCAATCTCTTGCAAATTTTTCTGTTGCCGCCTTTGGATTAAAAAATCAGAAAAATCCACAAGAGAAATGTGGCCCTCATCGCAAAATTTTTTGAGCCTGAGATAGCTGGAATGAAGAAAATAATAAGGCTCATAGGCTAAACGGTTTATTTTGTATTCTTTAAAAATATCAGCCAAAGCCTGCAGCAAACCGCGCTTATATAAAATGATATCAAATTCAGGCGAGTCGTTCTGCGCTTGCTCAAGAAATCTAAAATCGGTTAATAAAATCGGATCAGCTTTTGCGAATATCAACAGAGAGCCGGATGATTCCTCTATGGAAGAATCGTGGGCAGAATATCCACTAAGATAGCGACGATTATCGGGATGAGTTACAAGAACTGCGTCAATTTTTTTGCGTTTCAGGTAGGCCTGAAGCTGATGGAGGATTTTCATGAAACCTCGATAGCTTGCTGCATGCCGGGGTGACTATAAAAGTGGGTATGAAGCATTCTCAGCAAATGTAACAAAGTAGAATTAATAAATAAAATGTACAAACACCTTAACACCATGGTTGCGTATTCGGGCGTGTAGATTACGTATAGCAACAATAGGTTCGGCATAACCAAAATCAATTAAGAAACGATTAGAATTATCAAGTTTAGTGAGTGTGCCAAAGGAGATTTTATTATGACGCACCTCAGCACCATCGGCATACCACTCATTAAATTTTTTTAAGGCAATCTGCTGATTTTCAGCCGTTACCTCGTCAAAATCTAAAAAAAGTTCTACATCCATAAAAACTCTTTGTGAGTAAAATTAAACAAAATTGAGCAAAGGCAAAGTAGTTCAATCTGTGAACATAAAAACCTGAGTCACAGCGTTTTTATACTGCTCTATGGCATTCGTATATTGACCATTCAGCTGCGCCAGCACCCTGCCCCATTCCTCGTTAAATTTGGGGTGCTGATCGGGCCGGAGATTCATTTTAGCACCGGTTTTCTTTGACATTGTCTCAGACATTTGAGCAATCTGCATGGCAAACTGTTCTTCAAGCTGCTTCCTGAGCTGAAGCGCATGATCTTTATATCTGCCGAGCAAAGAACGTAATTCGTCAAGGATATTGCCAAGGTCCGGGGGCAAGGTCGGCAGGAAAACTGAGGCCAGAAGATGTATCCCCTGAAGTGCGTTTTGCCAGGTCTGATCATCTCCACGGGGTAAAACAACAAAACGACAAAAGGTTTTTAACATTCCTTTTGCAAACATAGGGGCTTCAGCGGGGTCTAGCGCACCTATCTTTTCAGCAATATCTACCGTGGCATTGTTTACAAAGGTAGCAGCAAACTTCATCCCCTCGTTCAACTGGGTTTCATCGGGCAAGTCAGGTGCATCAGCACACATCGCGTCAGCGCGTGCCAAAACCATATCGAGTGTACTTTTAATTACAGCCATAATTTCATCCTAAACAAATAAAGGAGTTACAAAAGAAAATAACGAAGAGTTAGATATGATCAATATTTACATAGTCTGATCTCTTTTAACACCATAAATTAACAAATCAGCAAGAAAAGATTTTACGAATTCGTTGTAAATTTCAATCTGGTAGGATACAAATTTCAAAAATTCAAAGATTACAAATAAATGTTAACTCCATGAAAAAAGGAATACTATGCGCGCAGCAATGTACTACAGAAATGACAATATCAAGGTGGAAGAGGTTGCAACACCACGCATTAAAGACCATGAGATACTCGTTAAAATTTATGCCAGTGGTATTTGCGGAAGTGATGTTATGGAATGGTATAGAATCCATAAAGCGCCTTTGATATTAGGCCATGAAATTGCGGGTGAGGTAGTGCAGGTAGGCGATAAGGTGACGAAGTTTAAAAAGGGGGACAGGGTCGCAGCAACGCACCATGTACCCTGTCATCAATGCCACCACTGCTTGACAGGTCACGAAACCGTGTGCGAATTACTCTTGAGCGGGACACATTTTGATCCCGGTGGTTTTTGTGAATACGTCCGCCTCGAGCAGGTGAACGTCGAACACGGTACCTGGAAAATTCCAGAGACAATGAGCTATGATGCTGCCACATTTATCGAGCCTCTAGCCTGCGTAATCAGGGGTCAGCGCATAGGGAGGCTAAAAACAGGCGCAAGCGTGCTGGTCTTGGGCAGCGGCATTTCAGGCCTACTACACATACATCTTGCATCAATCTCAGGGGCTGGCTTCATCGCTGCAACTGACATAAGTGACTACAGACTTAAAAAAGCCAGGGAGTTTGGTGCCAGTAGCACATATTCTGCAAAAGATGATATAGTTACACGGTTCAAAAAAGATAACCAGGGGCGTGGGGCCGACCTGGTAATTATCTGCGCCAGTGCAGAGGCGGCATTCAAGCAGGGATTTGAGGCCGTGGAACGAGGTGGAACAATTTTAGTATTTGCACCAACCATGGACGGAGTAACATTGCCTTTATCGGTTAATGATGTATTTTGGAGGAGGGATGTGACCATCACAACAACCTATGCCGGCTCACCTGCAGACTGTGTGGCAGCGCTTAAACTGATAAGTCACAACAGGGTTCGGGTTGAAGAGATGATAACCCACAGATTTGGCTTGGCCGACACTGTGGAGGGCTCTAAACTGGTAGCGGCAGGCGGCGACTCCCTCAAGGTGATAATACACCCGCAAAGATGAAAGGTTAGGGGTTAGGGGTTAGGGGAGAAAAGTGAGAGGTGAAAGGTTAGAGGCTAAGGGCTATTAATTTGGCTTTGTGTATCATTAACTTATACGGAGGATTTCATGCCAGAAGTAGACAAAGAAGGGAAAAAATATTACCAGGATATCCCTGCTGAGACCCAAGGATTTTTCTTGAAAGGTTCAAATTCGTTGGATTGGGGCATTAAAAACAGATTGTCCAGGATTTTTAACCCGAAAAGCGGCAGAACGGTCATGTTGGCGGTAGATCATGGCTATTTCCAAGGCCCGACAACAGGCCTTGAACGTATTGACTTAAACATAATGCCAATTGCGCCATATGCTGACACCTTAATGCTGACCCGTGGAATCCTGCGCTCAATTGTACCCCCGTCCTACGACAAGGGTATCGTGCTGCGGGCCAGTGGAGGACCAAGCATCTTAGGCGAACTTTCCAACGAGCGATTAGCGGTTGACATGGAGGAGGCCATACGCCTTAACGTCTCAGCCCTGGCTGTTCAAGTATTCATCGGTGGCGAATATGAAACTCAATCGGTTCACAATATGACCAGACTTGTCGACATGGGAATGCGTTACGGTATCCCAACTCTTGCGGTCACCGCAGTTGGTAAGGATATGGCGCGTGATGCCCGCTATTTCCGGTTAGCCTGCCGAATGTGCGCTGAACTGGGAGCCCATTACGTAAAGACCTACTACATCCCCAAGGGCTTTGACACCGTAACTGCCTGCTGCCCGGTTCCAATCGTCATGGCAGGGGGCAAAAAAATCCCCGAAAAAGATGCCTTAACAATGTCATATAATGCGATTCAGGAAGGGGCTTCAGGGGTAGACATGGGTAGAAATATTTTTCAGTCTGAAGCGCCCATAGCAATGCTGAAGGCCGTCGGTAAGGTTGTGCACGAAGATATGAAGCCAAAGGAGGCGTACGAACTCTACAAGGATTTAAAGTCGGACGGACAAAAAAACTGTGCCTGCAAAGCCGAAGGAAAGCCCAAAAAAACGAAACGCTAGCACGAAAAAAAATGAGCAGGGGAGTAAAAATCTTTACTCCCCTGCCCTTCTCTCACCGGCGTCGCTCAGAAAATCACATTGACCCGACCACATAAATATACCCACAGTAGACAACCAAAAGCAAAATCCCGTCGACACGACTGATTCTCTTTCTGAACAAGGCCAGCGGCACAAGAACCATCGACAAACCAGTCATGACCGGCAGGTCACGAACCAACG
It encodes the following:
- a CDS encoding HAD hydrolase-like protein, which translates into the protein MTMIDWTEIDTVLLDMDGTLLDKHFDDNFWEHYVPEIYAKTNGMDKITARKMLLEVYKAKEGTLDWTDLDYWSEQLKLDIPALKLKVEHLIDVHPYVVDFLIFLQESNKKIYLVTNAHSKTLDIKMNKTALRGYFDRIICAEEVGLPKENPQFWGRLKGLVPYDKERTMLAEDTEKILYSAQEYGIKHLIYVARPSSQRPPQNSAEFTSIVYFNELIKGDHVPLPTT
- a CDS encoding dihydroorotate dehydrogenase codes for the protein MTASGTFGYGEEFEEYLPLEKLGAIVVKGISFNPRSGNPPPRIVETACGMLNAIGLENVGVERFIKEKMPYLQKVGNKTIVNILGDSIEEYCAIVERLNDVSGICAIELNISCPNVKKGGVAFGTKASMAAEVTRSVKNVCNFPIIVKLSPNVTDICEMACAVQEAGADAVSLINTLIGMAIDIEKKRPVLANTIGGLSGPAIKPVALRMVWQVSQAVTIPVIGIGGISTWQDAIEFILAGATAIQVGTANFVNPNAAEKIRVGINQYLQDNGIESIADLIGAAHPGR
- a CDS encoding dihydroorotate dehydrogenase electron transfer subunit, translated to MKQSRVEISANVQLSKSIFRMELVAPEAAAAARPGQFLMVQASDDGYDPLLRRPFSIHNVTSSGEVHIAYKVIGRGTELMSRMAAGGTIDIVGPQGNGFTVNGKHHFIVGGGMGIAPMQFLTKKIVKEAGKPKVHILLGARDKAELEAFNEYYNPISGVDVRLATDDGSFAHHGLVTDLLREAGGEFGAGQHMVYCCGPHPMMKAVATLSRELGWGCQVSLETMMACGIAACLGCTVESTKLNSKGGAYLHVCQDGPVFNEGDIKW
- a CDS encoding ParB/RepB/Spo0J family partition protein; its protein translation is MSPLGKGLKALLPVSEERGIDLSGPEVEKPDSPYFMCPIDFIVPNPYQPRKEFDPEDLQGLAASISEKGVLQPLVVRKIKENEFELIAGERRLRASKVAGLEKVPVLVKEVGLSDRLELALIENIQRENLNALEEAEAYGQLAGEFGMTQEVIAKRVGKNRSTIANFLRMLTLPDYAKVSLQSGAISAGHARVLLGIEAEYQRALHDEIVKNNLSVREAENMGKAIKKERLNTGQVTPRVKAAPGIPASHCRALINSLATYLGSKSKLIQSGSRGKIEIEYQSPDDLERLLTLIVREE
- a CDS encoding ParA family protein, which produces MRRARVLTFANQKGGVGKTTTAINLASAVAQLGYKVLVVDSDPQGNASSGLGVNVAEMGHHLYHCYMNEAAVGEAIRQVGESGNLYVLPTHIDLIGVEVELVATVKRERFLSELLEPLLGSYDFVFIDCPPSLGLLTINALTASDAVIIPLQCEYFALEGLSQLVRTIRLVKNSYNATLAIEGIVLTMYDRRNRLTHQVAREVKQHFKKEVFETVIPRNVRLSECPSHGLSIHAYDPRSVGALSYLNLGKEFIQNQKVKGVL
- a CDS encoding type II toxin-antitoxin system Phd/YefM family antitoxin, which gives rise to MITQNGEAKCIIQDIKSYEETQETMALLKILALGNRQVEEGKVVLAVEVINRIRAGKE
- a CDS encoding lytic transglycosylase domain-containing protein is translated as MFDTVPAFSRIYTFTDKEGVVHFSNIPNDHRFRPIGKAWPSGARSSVPEYYFDTHINDAARLYQIDPLLIKAVIKRESNFDRYARSSKGALGLMQLMPATAHDMNVTDSFDPRENIFGGTRYLKWLSQMFSGDLELILASYNAGPEKVKRIRTVPDITETRLYVRAVLNYYNSYKMSL
- a CDS encoding aminopeptidase P family protein, translated to MKILHQLQAYLKRKKIDAVLVTHPDNRRYLSGYSAHDSSIEESSGSLLIFAKADPILLTDFRFLEQAQNDSPEFDIILYKRGLLQALADIFKEYKINRLAYEPYYFLHSSYLRLKKFCDEGHISLVDFSDFLIQRRQQKNLQEIDCIQRSVSLNELVFAEVYSSLRVGMTEVEVAITLEQAMRVHGAERPSFETIVASGPNGALPHAVPTSRKICSGEPVIIDMGLVLKGYCSDMTRTVVLGTPDPKTISIIRLVRNAQLQALSLLKPGVSCNVIDKSARDLITHGGYGPQFGHGVGHGVGLAVHEAPSLNKRNKKLLKPGMVVTIEPGVYISGWGGVRLENMAVITENNHLLLNKDTTFLDL
- a CDS encoding alcohol dehydrogenase catalytic domain-containing protein, with product MRAAMYYRNDNIKVEEVATPRIKDHEILVKIYASGICGSDVMEWYRIHKAPLILGHEIAGEVVQVGDKVTKFKKGDRVAATHHVPCHQCHHCLTGHETVCELLLSGTHFDPGGFCEYVRLEQVNVEHGTWKIPETMSYDAATFIEPLACVIRGQRIGRLKTGASVLVLGSGISGLLHIHLASISGAGFIAATDISDYRLKKAREFGASSTYSAKDDIVTRFKKDNQGRGADLVIICASAEAAFKQGFEAVERGGTILVFAPTMDGVTLPLSVNDVFWRRDVTITTTYAGSPADCVAALKLISHNRVRVEEMITHRFGLADTVEGSKLVAAGGDSLKVIIHPQR
- the lsrF gene encoding 3-hydroxy-5-phosphonooxypentane-2,4-dione thiolase, whose protein sequence is MPEVDKEGKKYYQDIPAETQGFFLKGSNSLDWGIKNRLSRIFNPKSGRTVMLAVDHGYFQGPTTGLERIDLNIMPIAPYADTLMLTRGILRSIVPPSYDKGIVLRASGGPSILGELSNERLAVDMEEAIRLNVSALAVQVFIGGEYETQSVHNMTRLVDMGMRYGIPTLAVTAVGKDMARDARYFRLACRMCAELGAHYVKTYYIPKGFDTVTACCPVPIVMAGGKKIPEKDALTMSYNAIQEGASGVDMGRNIFQSEAPIAMLKAVGKVVHEDMKPKEAYELYKDLKSDGQKNCACKAEGKPKKTKR